One Osmerus mordax isolate fOsmMor3 chromosome 16, fOsmMor3.pri, whole genome shotgun sequence genomic window carries:
- the gjc2 gene encoding gap junction protein gamma 2 — translation MTNMSWSFLTRLLEEIHNHSTFVGKVWLTVLIIFRIVLTAVGGESIYSDEQTKFTCNTKQPGCDNVCYDAFAPLSHVRFWVFQIIMISTPSVMYLGYAIHKIARTSEEERRKYHRLRKKPPHTRWRESHPLEEVLEEDEEDDAEPMIYDDTLEGQEPKPEAPAIPSREPQKHDGRRRIMQEGLMRIYILQLLSRAIFEICFLAGQYLLYGFRVNPSYVCNKVPCPHRVDCFISRPTEKTIFLLIMYVVSCLCLLLNVCEMFHLGIGTFRDTLRQRRNQGQRPSYSYPYSRNIPGSPPGYNLVMKSDKPNRIPNSLITHEQNMANVAQEQQCTSPDENIPSDLASLHRHLRVAQEQLDMAFQTYNSKNNQPTSRTSSPVSGGTMVEQNRVNTVQEKQGARPKSAPEKAGTIVKNGKSSVWI, via the coding sequence ATGACCAACATGAGTTGGAGCTTTCTCACTCGTCTTCTGGAAGAGATCCACAACCACTCCACCTTTGTGGGGAAAGTGTGGCTGACGGTGCTCATCATCTTCCGCATCGTGCTCACGGCGGTGGGGGGCGAGTCCATCTACTCTGACGAGCAGACCAAGTTCACCTGCAACACCAAGCAGCCGGGCTGTGACAACGTGTGCTACGATGCCTTCGCCCCGCTGTCACATGTCCGCTTCTGGGTCTTCCAGATCATCATGATCTCCACCCCTTCTGTCATGTACCTGGGCTACGCCATCCACAAGATTGCTCGTacatctgaggaggagaggcggaagTACCACAGGCTCCGTAAGAAGCCACCTCAcaccaggtggagggagagccACCCTCTGGAAGAAGTcctagaggaggacgaggaggacgatgCTGAGCCCATGATCTACGATGACACGCTGGAGGGGCAGGAGCCCAAGCCCGAGGCGCCCGCCATCCCTAGCCGGGAGCCGCAGAAACATGATGGCCGCCGACGTATCATGCAGGAAGGATTGATGAGGATCTACATTCTTCAGCTCCTTTCAAGAGCCATCTTTGAAATTTGCTTCTTGGCTGGCCAGTATCTTCTCTATGGTTTCCGTGTGAACCCATCCTATGTTTGCAATAAGGTCCCCTGTCCACACAGGGTGGACTGTTTCATCTCCCGACCCACAGAGAAGACCATCTTCCTTCTTATAATGTATGTGGTCAGCTGTCTCTGCTTGCTCCtcaatgtgtgtgagatgttcCACTTGGGCATCGGCACTTTTAGGGACACTCTTCGCCAGAGGAGAAACCAGGGCCAGCGGCCCTCGTACAGCTATCCGTACTCTCGTAACATTCCTGGTTCTCCACCTGGGTACAACCTTGTGATGAAGTCAGACAAACCCAACCGAATCCCCAACAGCCTCATCACTCATGAGCAAAACATGGCCAATGTGGCTCAGGAGCAGCAGTGCACCAGCCCAGATGAGAACATCCCCTCAGACCTAGCCAGCCTGCATCGCCACCTACGGGTGGCGCAGGAGCAACTGGACATGGCCTTTCAGACATATAATTCCAAAAACAACCAGCCAACTTCCAGAACCAGCAGTCCTGTCTCTGGGGGAACTATGGTGGAGCAAAACCGAGTCAACACGGTACAGGAGAAACAAGGAGCCAGACCTAAATCAGCTCCAGAGAAAGCTGGGACCATAGTAAAAAATGGGAAGTCTTCTGTATGGATTTAG